tttttcttcttcgttcatgggctgagactcccacgttcactcatgttttttgcacatgTGGATTTTtgcgtgtatgaccatttttaccccgccattctggcagcatacgccgatttcgggttaggcatgctgggtattttcgtgtttctataacccaccgaactctaaaaatggattacaggatcgtttccgtgcgcacttggacttgtgcttgcgtgtacacacaaagggggttaagtcactagcaggtctgcacataagttgacctgggagatcggaaaaaatgtccactcttaacccaccaggcggcagcggccgggatttgaactcacgacctcccgattaagaggccgatgtcttaccaccacgccacttcgcccgtctaGACAGGACATACAAAAGAACTGCCGGAGTGAACCCACAACACCCTCTTATGACGGGGGAGGGGAGGTAAGTGGAGGGTAACAAGAAAGACAACTTACGAGCTGAGCGATGTAAGGGGAGACAATGCCGCCGATCCTGGCCACCATAGAGCTGGCCCCCATGAGAGAGTTACGCGCCACTGTGGGGTACAGCTCGGCGGAGAACAGGTAGATGATGCTGAACGCTGAGGATGCCCCCAGCTTGCCCAAGTTAGCCAACACTATCATCGTCCAGCTAACGGCTGCAACAGAAACACATCTGATTGAATGGATGTACCCTGGCAAGAAAATGTATAGTAGGCCTTTTATCGGGATGCTTCATTTTGAAATCTCCGAAGACGGAGTACCTCTGCCTATAATATGGTTGGGCGACTGAAAACGATTGTACAGGATTGTGTTACGGATGTCACAGTCACCTTATCTGTACCAAAAAGTACCGCGGGTGCAACGTGCGGATacgctcaacaacaacaacaacaacaataacaacaacaacaacaacaacaacaacaacgacgacaacaacaacaacgacgacgacgacaatgacgacgacaacaaaaaaagcaacaagaacaacaacaacaacaacaacaaaaccgacaatgacgacaacaacaacaacaacaatgacgacGGCAAAAACAGCAAAAGCAACACAAACGCGCTACGCTCTTTTTCTGGTTCTGCACAAGTTTGGTCCAGGATTTCTCATGGTCATTTGAAGAAATACCGCATAAACCCTCCCTGAACGATCTTAGGTTCCGAGTTTGTTTGTCCCGATcattcacacactcacagtcgtCTCCATACATGACGGGAAACATGCTGGCGATACAGGCCAGTCCCCCCAGTATCATACTGCCGCAGTGCATCCACTTTCTGAAACACAGACAATTAGGACAATGCATAGTGAGATAATAAACCAGTTTGTTCAATCATGCAATTCAAtatctaaacaacaaagtgactgtggtgagatgaacaaagttaaacaaacaaagatatatttatcctacatacgtgagagagacacccgtgcgataataatcgttcaaatcacacgtgtgtatatcatgtaaatgaggtcatgtcaagcaagtctggcagggacctgtttttccactgcttatgatgccaaagtcaccgagacaaacgttattatagaaacaaaaattgcgctcgctaattactcTCAATGAATCTTTTGAACTAACACGTctcgccacactttcagagtgacgtttctttgctttgacgtaatagattgcacgaggctttagaagagatcgaggttccaaaacaagcgtcttcaatttagctgcctcgtctgcaagacattttcagtaaaatacacgtaagtacagtatgtaggataaacagaatactacatggcttgctgtgtcgtaccagatttacactcgttgctttttcaaatagtgaacagctcgctttcgctcgcagttcaatatttaaaaaaacaactcgtgtaaatctgatacgacacagcaagccatgtagtattctctatgttatcaccgatacaagaacagcacaagacagtacgaattttcgcttatgtgAGCTTCATCAGGAACAAATTCAATTCgatgtaattacattttcaattcaatacaactttATCATCTGCATGTGATCATACAGAAAAAGGTATTCCTCCGTTTGCCATGTTTAGTTTGCTTCTATTTTAATGTTGCTGTTTGGTTAGCTTTGTTTTTCAATGTTGGTCTTGAAGAAGCATTGGAAGGCGACGATTGGACAGTTGAGTTGGCTTTGGTATAGTGAGTAAGGGTCATTTTCTTCGTAACTAATCTCTCCAACCAGTTGCCGTTTTCAAATATTGGACCACACGGGCGCAATCACCGAGTGGATAAGGCGCAGGTGTCACGAAATTTTCTTTCGCCGAAATATTTTTTCTCCCCCACCAACACGTTTCACTCATTTTCGTACCAAAAACAATTCTTATGCAAAACCATCCTCTGACTACGGGTTAGGGGTAAGTTTGGGAATGGGTTACTAGGTATGTAAAcagttttaaaatgcgtcaatttCTGGCGATGTTTGTGAACGAAGATTTCGGGTATGTCTTAATACCAAATTCCCGCGGACGGTGTCGATTGAATTCTTAGTTCACAAACATCGCCAGaaattgacgcattttaaaactgTTTACATACCTAACCCATTCCCAAACTTACCCCTAACCCGAAGTCAGAGGATGGTTTTGCATAAGAATTGTTTTTGGTGCAGGATAGGTCCCAATACATCATACAGGAACACCAACCTGCCCAGTCTGCCCAGCCCGGCCAGGGCCACGCAGTATCCTATCAGCTCTGCCAGCGACGATAGAAAGTTGTTGAGGTATATACTGCCGCCCAGACTGCCCACGTTGAGGCTCAGACCGTAGTACACCATCGTCACCACCACCCTGTGACGTCATCATGACGTACAATTAGCATTGCGCTCAAATATTACATGGCATTGTGTCATGACATCAGTTcttcgactctctctctctctctctctctctctctctctctctctctctctctctctctctctctctctctctctctctctctctctctctctctctctctctctctctctctctctctctctctctctctctctcgtacgcGCTGGCATACTCGCGCTCTCTCCGGTTTAGATCAGTGGTGAGGTGGGATtatacctctctgtctctctcattctgtctctgtctctctctcgctgtctctctgccCTCCTCCTAGGAGACAAGAACAAAAGCCTCACCAATTAACAAAGATTATCAAGGTCCTTATTAAAGTGGTTGGATTCGTAAACATGCGCAGGACACTCTCTTTTTTCACTTCCGGGTCATTTTCAGCAGGATTATGAATCTTTGGTGGAGGCGGCTTTCCATTCGTTCTCGCCACctgttaaacaaaacaaacaaacaaacacaaaacttaaaaaaaacattgaatCATAGCGTTTACAGTTTGTCTACCCGATTTCTGGAAAGCTGAGTTTTATTCACTGCACCTTAGATTAGAAGCATCTCCAatgattttctcaaaactacACCGTCACAATAACAATTGATTACATGAAtaatgcagacctgctagtgccttatcccccttagtgtgtacacgcaagcacaagaccaagcgcgcacgtaaaagatcctgtgatccatgtaagagttcggtgggctatagaaacacgaaaatacccatcaTGCTTCTCCCGAAAAAGGCGTATGGCTgcttgaatggcggggtaaaaacggtcatacacgtacaaacccactcgtgcaaaaacatgagtgaacgtgggagtttcagctcatgaacgaagaagaagaagaagaagaagaagaagaagaagaagaagaagaagaagaagaagaagaagacacccaCAAACTGTTGAAtcttccaaacacacacacacacacacacacacacacacacacacacacacacacacacacacacacacacacacacacaaacacacacacacacacacattaaaactaCAACCAACCCAACAGCCCACCAATCAACCAAACCAAAACCCAGTCCAAcgagataaaataaaataatgacaaCAGCAGCTTCTGAAATGCACGAAATTGACACCATACATAACCACACAGCCCAGCGACAAACTTCCACCGGTTAACGCAAAAGAAACAGCGAGTCATCTCACTACACTCTACATGGAAGTATTTCACTTTTGAACGcattttctgtaaccagttttaaacacattttctgaaaccagttttgaacacattttctgtaaccagttttgaccacattttctgtaaccagttttgaccACAtgttctgtaaccagttttaaacacattttctgtaaccagttgtaAACACATTTTCGTGTAACcagttttaaacacattttctgtaaccagttttgaacacattttctgtaaccagttttgaaaaaaaattctgaaaccacttttgaacacatatTATATAACCTCTTTTAAACGCAGTGTGACATAGTGCATAGGTCTACGGTACTGGCAAAcgtagcacacatggtaaacactagtgtTACACAAAAAAGAGTGAATTAAGACATTCCACACTGCGTTCTTAGCTGAACTTGaaggatcatcatcatcaccatcatcatcatcatcatcatcatcatcatcatcatctcatcatcatcatcatcatcatcatcatcatcatcattatcatcaccgtcttcgtcgtcgtcgtcgtcgtcgtcgtcgacgtCAACAATAGTAACAGTAGTCGTCTTGTCattatcaacaaacaaacaaataaacaaacaaacaaacacgcacccTACCTCTGCCAGAATAGCATCAGCCTCGTCGTGTCTGCCTCTGGAAGCAAGCCAACGTGGCGATTCCTTCACGAACCTGACGTGAACAGTAATTTGCGAATTAGAAGTTACAGTGTACCCTCGtataaacaaaatgatcaaaataatgtgattttcGCACAGACTGTTTGGCGTATCTGGCCCAAAATACAGCAGCCATTAGAACTATTCTCCCACTACATCTATGCAAAGTCACACGTGCGAAAGCCAATTAGAAGAGGCCTAAAAGGTGGCCGTATTTGGGTTGCTTTGAGCTTTGATTTGACGTTTTTCTTAGGTCCCGGGTGCATTAAAACTTGTTGGCAAAAAGTCCGATTTTCAAAGAGGGTACAACCAGAAATCACACGGGGAGTAATCAGGTCGGAAGAATGTGTGAGGCAAAAAATGGGATCATTTGATCCTTTAGGAATGGAGTTACGGGCCTTCTTTTGTGGAGACTGACATTTCCATGAAGGTGAAGGGCAGTCTGGGTTAAGAAGTCTGGTCGCTGACTGCTAAGCTCGTACGTGAGTTTGGGTGAAAAGGTTTCTGCATAGTACGTGACAATGACAGTGCAGTTAGTAGACAGAATATCGACAGCAACGGGACCTTTGTGGTCGAAAAATACAGCGAATAGCCCTGTTTTTGCTTTGACAGCTTCGCTTACAAATGTAATGCATCTCGTCATTTTGGTCTagacacgctttgtttctgtgctCTCTGGCACTAAAGTAGAAGGAAACAAAGGTCACATAATCAGTGACTTCAGTAACAACAAATTTGGGTCTTCTGGGTTCACAACGGTTGAGCAGATCACGTGCAAGGGGACATTGATGCTCCTTCCGTTCCCCTGTCAGCTAAGGAGGCACCCATTTTGCGGCCAGCTTTTGAAGCGGAAAATCATTGCGTAGAATTCTCTGGACTGTTCCCAATGAAAGTTTAAGTTTTGCACTGTATACTCGCATGTACACTAGTTAATCTTAGTTCTTAAATGTTGACACAGCAGCTACATTATTCTCGTTTGAAGCGCTCTTCGGAAGTGTGTTTGGCTTGTtagagttattcccctttccACCAGTTTcgatttcccttttcttttggcAGATTGTAGAATGTGCAACAGCTTTAATTAATGTAACGTTACGTATACTTAGCTTTGTAGACATTTCCGTCGTACCATTATCCAGCTACTCAGTACACTCGTTCAAAGAAACCAAACCACCAACCAACTCAACAAGCCTTACCAGAAATAGAGGAGGAAGGGAACAGGCGGACAGGACAGAGCCAGCTGCAGATGGTTCCACTCTCGTAACCCGTACGCCACCCCCGTCTGAATGAAGAGTCCCACTGGCCAGAACATCTGTATTACGCTCCCCGCCAGCGTGCGATAGGATTCTCCCACCATCTCTAAACCTagaatatatatacacatgtgttggtgttgaacacacacacacacacacacacacacacacacacacacacacacacacacatacacacacacacacatgcacacacacagacacacacatacacacacacatacacacacacagacacatcagTACTGTACACAGACGGGCTAATGGATGTGCGGACAGACAAACGGAGAGACATACTGACAGTCagttagacagagagagagacagacagacgggcaatCGGACGGACGGAAAAATagacggacatacagacagacagacaaaaacatacGGCCGGATAGACGGACGGCAACACTCACGGCCAAGGTGTGATTTTCAAGAGCAACgtaaacaataacaaacacatcgacAAGATACGAGGCAAATAACACATTCGTTGCTGAAACGACATGAAAAGAATACCGCAACAAACATCACAACAAAATGCACTGGTCAGGATGGCATGCAAAGTATAACAAAGAGTATAACAAAGAATATAACAAAGAATAACAAAGGGACTGGGTGACCGAGTggtaagtgcacttgcctcggaagcgagaggttgcgagttcgaccctgggtcggggcgtaagcaatgttcttccccctttcctagcccaggtggtgggttcaagtgctagtctttcggatgagacgaaaaaccgaggtcccttcgtgtacactacattggggtatgcacgttaaagatcccacgattgacaaaagggtcttttcatagataaaaaatgtccaccaaatacccgtgtgacttggaataatgggccgtgaaaattaaatatgcgccgtaatggcttgagatttactggccgatgtgaatacGTGATCTATTGtgtaacaaattccatctcacacggcagaaattaatatgtaaagcgcttagagaacgtcaagcgctatataaatctcccatataaatacaAGAATGCAACAAAGAATACCACAAAGAATACAACAcataataaaaacaaagaatATAACAAAGACAAAAGACAACGATTTTACTGCTAAAAATGACACGGAATTGACAAAGAGGCCAATAACAAATGTCATGAGATTACACCTAAACaggcatacacctgggtagcgcaaaATAATCATAATGAGGATATTTATAATGGCGTAAATCCTTAAAATAAAGTTATAAGCGCCTCACAAAAACATTCTACAACCACTATCTCACctatgcgcacgataaagatcccaggatCACAGTGAGAGCTTGGAagcacgaatacatgcatgcacaaaTATGAAGCCccggtgtccgttcggccaaacAACCCATAAAGTAACCCTTTTACCACTGACCCAAGCCGACCCAAcacggtccctagcccatttcaggtctcctctagcagccagCAGTCTACCCCCATgcatggggtcctgatttggtctattaacactttctaccccaactatgttgaccaagtttttttttttagccgagaccagctgtgctgcagcaggtcactcagaattgtagtaactgtgtagtaactgtgtatcaacacgctggaatgcaggcgttagatggacgttgcaggaagcgactgaagctaacagtctgagcggatataccCGTACCTGGtgagatagagccatatgagtgggtacgaatatatccgtacctgggagacaataaGTTATGTGTTATGCAACTTTAAATGTATCTTACCTAGAACATACGTAACCAGAAAGACACCCATGTTGGACATGCCCACCAAAAATCGGAGAGCCACAAAAGCCACGTAGGTCTTGACAAAGGACGTGCCTATAGCACAGCCGATATGAACCACCAAAGCAGTCATCAGGGCTGTCTTTCTTCCAAACCTGAACAGAACACGGTATATACTAAACTAGTTTacaatacattacaattatCAATACGACACAatgcacaaaacaacaacacacaaaccaatccaatccaattaaATCCGACACAATTCAATCCAAACTTATCCAACGCAATCCAACCGAATCCAGTACAATAAAATCATACAATGCAATccaatataatatatatacata
This region of Littorina saxatilis isolate snail1 linkage group LG8, US_GU_Lsax_2.0, whole genome shotgun sequence genomic DNA includes:
- the LOC138972992 gene encoding organic cation transporter protein-like, with amino-acid sequence MDMEKEKESKKAVTFDDVIQTLGDFGPYQRRVFFLMCLLPITVSIQTLMTVFTMATPDHRCAVPELSNDTYSPWGIEHKEILNSSVPWELDDDDKPMRSECNLYRNRNQSAELLSNRSTLSCDSWVFDHSTFESTFTEEAGLVCGKKGYHANADMIYMVGVLVGSILFGLYSDRFGRKTALMTALVVHIGCAIGTSFVKTYVAFVALRFLVGMSNMGVFLVTYVLGLEMVGESYRTLAGSVIQMFWPVGLFIQTGVAYGLREWNHLQLALSCPPVPFLLYFWFVKESPRWLASRGRHDEADAILAEVARTNGKPPPPKIHNPAENDPEVKKESVLRMFTNPTTLIRTLIIFVNWVVVTMVYYGLSLNVGSLGGSIYLNNFLSSLAELIGYCVALAGLGRLGRKWMHCGSMILGGLACIASMFPVMYGDDSVSWTMIVLANLGKLGASSAFSIIYLFSAELYPTVARNSLMGASSMVARIGGIVSPYIAQLNEVVEGDLGVALPLVVFGGSALVAGLLALLLPETLHNPLPETIDDAINYGKKNTAKKREGASQAYQNKAFEAGEEGKNNI